In the Silene latifolia isolate original U9 population chromosome 1, ASM4854445v1, whole genome shotgun sequence genome, actgagagttctagaagtagaatctattaagaggttaatccaccgagttatattaataagggatgactcggctcaccgtacccgtattaatatgaatttggatctcggaatcatttataatagttgggtagaggtcactatataaatgtaatacttgtttacaagtaattttaaaacgatagatgttaattatttcattcatttccgtttttgtagttaaattatatgcaatgaattcatctaatactcttacaccaatcaACATTGATTCATGGCTcaaatcattcgatgaaaaatgctccgagtatgacaatgatacgattagagaattacgcgttggcattggtcaggatggaaatttttgcttctttaccacctccacaccacccactccaatattaatgcccaccacttTGGTTCTTCACCCATCTTACGTAAGAagatcttgtgaagaaaatctcgctAAACCCAAGGTATCCTtctttgaagaaacaaggagaaatattaaattcagtgggagttctagcaagagtgtccttgcaaatgaaaggagtattggcaTTGTTAAAGagaaggcaaagatgggtgagaaactcaaacctgataatgaattggaaatggatagtgggactaccaaaaccaagaccaagaagggtgcccaatcatatgaggaatgtcattattttaatgtcatgggccattggaagcgaaattgccccaattatttgggagatatcaaagttggacttgttactccaagtgggacttggaaatatggaaaatctaaacaagagtgatataaatctccgacaaggaaatggagctagggtagctgccacttcaagagggacttgtgtacttgttttagctaataactttgagttgtaatcaacataatggtgattatgtacccattttgtctaaaacattatttccatttctatgttagacatgaaaggatttgtattttgttgaaaacagacatggctgtgagccatgtcacttatctttatgatataaaagttttagacacttccaacttaagtaaagatatctacataatacgatccaaaatactcaaacaaagtaatccaaatgatttataCATTTGGCAATTGTCAATTAGGtctcataaatgagaaacgcattaaaggctagtgtcgactagatgtaatgaaccatttgattttcaatcatatggaatatgcgaaccttgtctcctttgcaaaatgatttgtactccttttagtggtaaagggacacgagcaagagatttgttgggactaatacatgccgatgtatgtgtttcAATGAGCATCACCGtaaagggaatttatgactacttcgtcacttttaccaatgatttaagtagatataggtatatttacttaatcaaatataaagtgaagcatttaagaaatttgagaaattcctaaatgacgtagagaaccaattgaacaaaatacagaagcattacgattcgatcgtagtggcaaaaATCTACTTAATGAATTTGAttaattaaatatggattatgaccaagTGTctctacccataagatcaaactaaaatgagtcggtttgagttgttgaactcaattttgggaatttgcaatccaaaacagacaagtaattctaaacggatggtcaaccatgagatacctgaaatagagagtctatttaacaaatcacatggatcagacacgcttatgacatgaatcaaactgccatgatagagatggtatttttatgtgctaacatgtcaatctagataaactcctaaatactccaccatatatatatttgtatctcacaaagctatctctcaagaagatagatgtatttctgagagatagagtgggagtagattggatcgttacaaacatgtcttatagtgttactttgtgaaagtaatggaactatagagtgggagtatagttaaactataatctataaagatagattgggagcatagttcagtgggagtttatcgcacatgtcttattgttaaaatattgctttgtgaaagtaatggtattatgaccttatcccaaatcgaccttgttactaATGAGCCATAGCATTTCAATCCGAAAAtggttactcaagagtagatttactttaaggcgagggtctcctcaaaagtaaatagagctttagagtaactgagtgcatagattgacatgaagatgttaatcaagataaattatgttaggaattgccgcatttcattttgatgaagaatggcaaatgatattaaaaattcgcttttctaaaatgggaatttagagaaggatgtgtttggaacacaaaaccttatataaagatctaagaatccttataacatattatgcgtagctttcttaagtgatcctagaatggtcttaagcaagtattaaaggattatacttttcgttcatgtgataatagtgaatggtttcattcacatgattgaagaatcatgattatacatgaagttaagtgggagccaaaatcattttctcatttcttatatgttgataacatattacttattgagaataatgtaccaatgctcttttctgtgaaagagtgattggagacttggaaaagggtgcaaagtattctagatttttgaatctatgagagagaatattggcattaagttgagaatcttatgaggatgagatctttcgtatctgttgtacatcaacaaggttcaATAGGctgttcatgttgatgaaagtggaattactatgatggagtcatagtcgttcactgaacctattaagttgttgattacatgaaatatatttctaatgtttccgccattggaatgatcatgtatgccaacagacgcacatggcatgatgtatcatatgcctagagcatgataagtcaataaaaagataattcccatgatatggcttatgaaagccttaaagaacatccttgagattcttgagaagaattaaggattcgttcatatgtttggatgataaactaagttaggtgttgaagggttgcacaaactttagttttcaAACCGAAAGgtatttgttgaaatcctaggatgttttATTGATTCAGGAGTAAGatactagaaaagtgttttagtttcgcgcatagcaaattctacaaaaggaatctaagtaaattgtgataaaatggtcaacgtagggattaagggtgaatccctctacaaatgactttctccaagttatgtgataacagtgggagcatctttcaagttaaagagcccaagtctagtaagaagtctagacatatctATTTAATATATTAAAGCAGCTGCCACTAACTGCCAAATTGTACACAAAAGCTGAGTTGTCAGCCTCCTGTTAGCCCACCGTATATACCAAGTATAAAATACAGTACAAATACCACGTACAGAGTGTAACTAGACAATACAAATCCACTAAAGAAATATTCACTACACCATGATTTAGAACTGCCGTTTAGTAACTTCCCACTCTCTCTCTTAACTGCAACAAACGTGCATACTCCATCTGACCTAAATTTGCCGTTTCTGTTTGTCAGGCACTATATATATTCCATCTTCTTATTCTGTCAGTCACAATTTTTGAAAAACTCCTCAATTTCAATAGTTCACAAAAATCTTAATATGGAACTCCAAATTACCTCAACCAAAATCTCGAAACTGGCCAAGTATGTTCGCAATGTGGAGATCGCTGTTCGTGTTGTTTGCTTATGGAAACGTGAGAATCATAGGAACAAGGGAGAGATCTATGGCATTGAGATGATATTGGTTGACGCAGAGGTATGTACATCTGAATATTAGCAATTTACAATTGATCCAAATCATTACAATTATAAGTTAACGTATTTGGTAGCGAATatccgtaatttggttgatgaaaTGCTTTTTTTCTAATTAATGTTGAAATATATCATTAAGTTCTGTTTATGAATATGACGGTTATAATTTAGTGTAAAAGAATGAGAAAAACATTCCATGATTTTGATTCAATGTGAAAATCAAGTAATGTAATGCAGTATTCACGACTTTTAAGAAATATCAATTTAAGGTGAGCAACTTTCAGGTTGCAGAAGTAGCATTCATCATTAAGGGGAACAATTTAAAATATGCTTCAACAAATAGTTTATATTTAGCTACTATTATATTTCAGGATAATCTATTACGTTTGTGGGGAAGGTTTGCATTATCAAATTGTTCAACCCACATTTCCTCCAAGGCCCTCATAACATCATTGGGCCTATACCAATTCTCATCATTAGATCATTGAATTGTAACCTTCTACCCAATCAATATAATCACACGGTGATTTACAGATCCAGATTACCTATTGCAGCCCTCTTTCCCGGTTCTGCAAATAGAACATATTAGTACCAACTTTATTCAAGTCAATTTACAACACAACATACAATATTTAATTTCTGACATTTGTTATACAATAAAATAGGGTGATACCATTCAAGCAAGTATAGGCAAGTCAATGTTGTACAAGTTCAAAAGCAGAGTCACTGAAGGTCGTACCTATAGGCTGGGCAAGTTCACTGTTGCGGATAACGTTGGCTACATGACTGGCACCAAAAACCCATTGAGGATTTGGTTCGAGTATTCAACTTTTGCCATTGAGACAAATGATGAACACATTCCGAAGTATGGTTTTCAATTCACAAGCTTTGCTGACATTATTCATGAAAATGTTAAGCTAGATTTCTACTTAGGTAAAGATGACCTCTATTTATACTTATGATTTCAGTCACTTAAGTTGTGTATCATCCTATGACAACAAATGCTTTCATGTATTCACAGATATCATTGGAGAATTTGAGGCCTCACACCCGATTGCTGTATCGGAGAAAGGGAATGAGTGGACTCATATTGACTTAATCGACAAAGAGTAAATAACTGATGCTGCTATGTTTGTATTAATAATTGAAAACGAAAATTTAAAGTAAATTACCTCTGCTAATTCACTGTATTGTATTTGAAAAATGCAGAAATAACAGACTACCATTTTATGTATTTGGCGACTATGTCCAACAAGTGAAGAAGATAATTGCTGACTACGCTGGTGCAATGGAAAGACCAGTGCTCGCAGTACAATGTGTTAGTCGTGCAGAATGGAAAGGTAATTACTAATTAAAAATATTCACTCAAGCATATAAAATAGATGATTGTATTAAAACTAGACTAAATGTTTAATGATTTATTTTATGTCTATGTTTTAGGTGAGGTTCGAATTACTGCCGCATTCGATGCAACGCGTATACATGTCAACCTTAATATTCCACAAGTATCCGAGTGCAAGGAGTTATGCAGATCAAGTGGGTCAAACTCAGATAACTCACTTATAACCCATCCAAGCACTGAGGAGGCAACCATTCGCCCAAGGATAACATTCAAGACAATTACTGAACTCAACAACATTGACAAGGTGATACAAACAGTATACTTCTCTACTATTTAGTTTTCTTAATTGCAATAGTTGTGTAACTCAATTGTAATAAATTCACAAATGTAGGCTGGCGTTTATAACACACTTGCTACTATAACTGAGTTAGACGCCAACTTTAAGTGGTACTATTATTCATGCAAATTCTGCCGCGCGAAAGCAGCTTTAGATGATGACATATTATGGAGATGCACAAAAGATTATTGCAAGGGCCATCGTGAACCAATGACTGAAGCTATACCTAGGTCCCCTATCATGTCT is a window encoding:
- the LOC141646866 gene encoding uncharacterized protein LOC141646866, yielding MELQITSTKISKLAKYVRNVEIAVRVVCLWKRENHRNKGEIYGIEMILVDAEGDTIQASIGKSMLYKFKSRVTEGRTYRLGKFTVADNVGYMTGTKNPLRIWFEYSTFAIETNDEHIPKYGFQFTSFADIIHENVKLDFYLDIIGEFEASHPIAVSEKGNEWTHIDLIDKENNRLPFYVFGDYVQQVKKIIADYAGAMERPVLAVQCVSRAEWKGNY